The Mycoplasmopsis columbinasalis genomic interval AAATCAAAAATTAAATGAACTTTTTCATAATTTTCTTAAATATGCTCGTCGTAAACAGGCAAGTAAATTTTTTGAAGTTTTTCAAAAAGAAAAAAATGATTACAAAGTTTTTTGTGACAAAAAAATTGAAGAGTTAGCTTTGAAACTTGAACAAGAAAAAATTAACATTCAAATCATTATCAAATTATCTTTCGAATTGCATTCACATTACCGAATTGTAGAGCGGATGGAGAACATTTTGGAAAATTTAGTTTTCATTAATGAACCAGAATATTTCCAAAAAAAACTTAGTCAAAACGAGCAAATTTAAATCTTAAAAGTTTGTTTTAGCCAAATTTAATTAATGTTGTTTTCATATATAATAATTTACAAATTTTGCATTTTCTAATGTAATATTTTTCTATTTTTTGCAAAATTAAATTACAAAAAAAGTCAAGTGCAAAATTTTTTTTCAATTTAACGAATATATCTATGTTGTAGAACTATATTCGTAATTATTTAAGAAAGGAGAATGATGAAGCAATACAAAAAAGTCGCTGATGTTGATGACAAGTATAAATTTGATCTTGAAGCAATTTTAGAAAATAAAACTTTTGAACAATTGCTTGATGAATTAAAAACTTTGAATGAACATCTCATAGCGATAAAAGATAGTAAATATGATACAGTTGAAGCTTACGCTGCGTCATTCGAATTAGCAGCTCGTGCCGGCGTGCTATCAAATCGACTTTACAATTATGTTTCTAATCACCTCAACCGTGAACTTACAAGCTCACTTTATCGTTCTTACGAAGTTAAGTTGAACCAATTGAGTGAAGAATTTAATCAAAAGTTTGGTTCAGAACAAGTTAGATTTTTCCAAAATGTTGAGAAATTAAAACAGTGAGTTAATCACCCTGTACTAGCTCCATACAAAAAGATAATTGAATCTGAGTTAGAAAATTATGAACACAAACTAGATGATAAGGTCGAAGAATATCTAACACAAATTCAAACTGGCGAACCAAATTTAGAAGATATTTTTACTGTGCTATCAGATAGCGAAACAGACTATGGCACAGTTGTAAACGCAAAAGGTAAAAAACTTCCTTTAAATCATGCGACGAGACTTAAATATCTTAAAAGCGCTGATGGCGAACTAAGAAAAAACACTGTATTAGCATGAAATAGAGCAATTTTCAAACATAAAGACACTTTGGCAAATTTGCTTTTCCAACAATTTCGTTCTTTGAATGTAGAAGCTAAGACAAGAAAATATAAGTCAGCAATAAATATGTTGACTAATGCTGATAAAGTTGACGATGACTTACTCCAAATTCTCTTTTCTAAAATCTCATCACTCAATTCTCTTATAGCTAAATACAGAAGAGCTCACAAGAAGTTTTATGAAAGCGCATTTGGGGAAAAGTATAATCAAAAGTATGATTCTGCACGCGAATTAGTAAAGGTTAAAAGCAATTATAGTGTTGAAGAAATGCAAGCTTTAGTTTTAGAAGCTTTAAAACCATTTGGCGAAGAATACTATAATGTAGTTTCAAAAGCAATTTATGATCGTTGAGTCGATTATATGACTATTGAAAACAAAGTTTCTGGCGCATATTCAATTGGTGGTCATTTTGGCATTGACAAAAAATACATTTTAATGAATTTTGATGGTCAATTTGGTTCGGTGGAAACTTTAGCACATGAATTAGGGCATTCGATGCATTCATATTTTTCTGATCAAAACAATGACTTTTATAACAGTCAATATCCAATCTTTTTGGCAGAAATAGCTTCAATTTTCAACGAAGAAATGTTATATGACCACGTTTTAAAAGCAACGCAAAGCGACAAACTAAAATTTCAATTGTTAGAAGAAAGAATTCGCGGTTGAATAGGTACCGTGCAACGCCAAATTATTTGAGCTAACTATGAATATAATCTCTACCAAGGTATTGAACAATACAAAGTTAATCCAACCTACGAATCAATTTCAACGCTTTATTTTGAAAATTTAAAAAGATATACTGAAAAACCAAAACAACTAAAATACGAACCTGAATTTTTAGTAGCTAGTGTTGATGTACCGCATTTTTACTATGGATTTTACGTATACAAGTATGCTATAGGACAATTGGTAGCAAGTTACTTTTTCCACAACTACAAACTCAAAGGCGAAACTTATTTGCAATACTACATTGATAACTTTTTAAAACAAGGTGGAAATGATTATCCACTAGAAATTCTTAAAAAAGTAGGTGTGGACTTAAAAAGTGATGCATTCTATGAAATTGGCTTCCAACATTTTGAACAAATGATTAATGAATATATTAAGTTAGGTGAAAAACTATTTTCGAAACCAAAACGTCCAAGGAAAAAAGAATAAATAATGATTAAACTTATTAAAATGTTACCCCGCAAAATTAAGTGATGTTTTCTTTTGGGAGCACTTCTAATTTTCCTTAATGTTATCTGCGCGATTATTTTTCCAAATATTATTTCGCAATTTATTCGCTTAATTTTTAATGAAAATAGTAATGAAACAGTTAGTTTAACATTTTTTGATGGTCTTATTAACTTTAAACCGGCGCCATTGTTGCTCGTTCGTAATTATTTAATTATTGCCGTAGTCTTGGTAACTGTACTTAACATAATCTTTAGCTTCGTAGGAAATTTAGTTGTTATTTATGCCTCTGAATCAGCAAGTAAGTTTTTTAGAATTTCACTGTTTGAAAAAATTCAAAAACTCTCACTCAAAAATATCGCTGACTTAAAGAGCGAATCGATTATTACTCGTGTTTCAAACGATGTAGGAATTTTCTGAGAATTTTTAGTTAATGGTTCAACCATTTTAGTTCGTGGTATTTTTCTAACTATCGGTAGTGCAGTTTTAGCTTTCCTAGTTGATGTGCAAATGGCAACCGGTGTTGTGATTGTGATTCCTGTGCTTACTGTTTTAATTTTAATTGTCGGTAAAATGTCAGGCCCAAGAATGAAACAAGCACAAAAAACTGTCGAAGTGTTAACTAAAGACATCACAGAAAACATCAACGGTATTCGTGTAATTAAAACTTATAGCTTAGAAAATCAACACCAAGAAGCATTTACCAAAAACAACCAAGTTTGATACAGAATTATGTATCGAATTGAAATTCTTTTTGCAACTTTAGGTCCAGTGTTTTTGACTATCATCAATTTATTGATTTTAGTAATTTATTCAATTGCCGCAAAACAAACAATGGCACAAGCAGCATCAAACCAAACTTTAGTCGAATTAAATATTTTTATCGATTATCTTTACAACATTAGTTTTGGTATTATGATGACAGTTATGTTTCTTGTGTCCTTCTTTAGAGCCAAAATTTCAGCTGGTAGAATCAACCAAATCTTTGAAGTGATACCAGAAAATGTGATTCGTCCTGAAGGCGGTGAAATTAGTCAAAACTACGATTTAACCGTACAAGACTTAAGCTTTAAATACTACGATACGCAAGACAAACACACATTGAAAAATATTTCCTTTAGATTACCGTATCGTCAAACACTTGGTATTATTGGACCAACAGCTGCTGGTAAGTCTACCTTGGTAAATCTTTTAATTAACAATTACCTTTATAAATATGGTTCTATCAAAATTGGCGACCAAGAACTTAATGATGCCAAAACCAAAAGTATTCATGATGTCGTTGGAATTGTTTACCAAGAAGCGTTGTTGTATACCGGTACAATTCGTTCGAATTTATTAAAAGCAAAACCAGATGCCACCGATGTTGAACTTGAACAAGCTTTGCGCGATGCTTGTGCCTGAGAATTTGTAACTAAATTCGAAGATAAACTCGATCATGTTGTTGTACAAGGCGGGCGAAACCTTTCTGGTGGCCAAAAACAACGTTTATCAATTGCTCGTACGTTGTTACGGAAACCAAAAATTTTAATTCTAGACGATTCTACTTCTGCGCTCGATAATATTACTACCAAAAAAGTGATTGAAAATGTGCGTACAAATTATGACTGCACTTTGATTTTAATTTCACAAAAAATTGGTCCATTGCGCACTGCTGACCAAATTATGATTTTAGAAAATGGCACCATTACAGCTTTAGGCACTCACGAAGAACTGATTCAATGTTCACCATTATATAAATCAATTCACCAAAATCAATTAGACCAATAGAAAGGAGCAAAATGGCGAAAAATTTAAACTCAACTACTCGCGATAAACAAACCAAGAGTAAACAACAAAAAATGTCAACTTGACAACTACTCAAACGCTTTTTCTCTTTTCTAGAGAAAAAAGACCAAAGAATGGTGATTGTCGGTATTTTTGTCGCCCTGTTATCATCGGCTTGTTTAATTATTGCCACCTTACTGACTGGACTAGTAATTACTAAGTCGTTAACACCAGCCATTGTAGGTTTAGAAGCCTTCAATGTCACTAGATTTGCAATTTACATTGCTGTGATGGGTGTTTTATTTCTTAGTTATGCTGTTGCGGGCTACTTCCAAAATCGCATTTTTATCAACATTTCGTACAAAGCAGCCACACAAATGCGAAAAGTAGCAATGGATAAATTGCTTTTTATGCCAACTGCTTTTTACGACAAAGAAATGGCAGGTGACTTAATTCAATCGTTAGTTACTGACATTAGTAATGTTTCTAACACAGTTACTAAGTTAGTGAGCCAAGTCTTTGCTAATTTATTTTCAATTATTTTCGGACTCTTTTCTTTATTCTTCATTTCTTCAATTCTAGCTCTAATTATTATGGTTTCGCTCGTTTCTTTCTTAGCAGTAACCATTCTGATGATTCGCAAAGCACGCCCAGCGATGATTGCAACGCAAGCGGCTTTTGGTGAAATTAACGCTTATGTGGAAGAAATGTTACGAAACACCAAAATTACCCAAACTCTCGACAACCAAGCTCAAGCCCAAAGCGATTTCAACACGATTGCGCACAAAATTTACAAACATTCCTTTGTGGGCGACTTTTACCAAAGAATATTTGATCCTTGATTTATTTTTGCTTCAAATATTACTGTTATTATTGCCATTATCTTGGCACTAGTGTTTAAACTTGGCGGTGTGCCTACCTTTGGTTTGCTTTACAAAGAAGCTGACGCCGGATTTGTGGTAGCGCTAATTTCCCAAGTGTTCACTATTAATGGCACGATTCAACAAGTGATGTTGCTCTTCTTAACAGTACAACTTGGTCATGCTTCTTCACAACGTGTGTTTCGAATTACTGATTTGATCCCTCCTGATAGCAACCAACCAACTGTGCCATTGCCTGCAGGCACCAAAGGTGAAATTCGTTTCCAAAACGTGTTCTTTAAATACAATGAAAACTCACCAACATACCAACTTAACGATGCAACTTTTTATGCTAAACCAGGCCAAACCATTGCTATTGTTGGCCCAACTGGCGCTGGCAAAACCACTATTATTAGCTTATTATCTAAGTTTTATTACTACAATCAAGGTTCAATCACCCTTGATGGCATTGAATTAAACCAAATTGATAAACACGATTTGCGTGACATTATGGCCGTAGTACTCCAAGATTCCTTTATGTTTAATGACACTATTTTAAACAACCTTAAAATTGCTAAGCCAGAGGCAACACTCGAAGAAGTGCGAGAAGTGACTCGTTTAGTTTCGGCAGATGATTTCATCCTCAAACTAAAAAATGGTTATGACACCGTCTTAGAAAATAATGGTGCCAACTTATCGCAAGGTGAACGTCAACTTTTAGCCATTGCACGCGCTGTGTTAGGTGATAAAAAGATTTTGATTCTAGACGAAGCTACCAGCAACGTTGACTCAAACACCGAAAAAATTATTCAAACTGCATTGCAAGATACAATTATGAAAAACAAAACTTCGATTGTGATTGCCCACAGACTTAGTACAATCAAGAATGCAGATTTAATTTTAGTTGTGGAAGGCGGTCGTATTATTGAAAAAGGTAATCACCAAGAATTAATGGCACGACAAGGGTACTATTGAAATCTTTACCAAACACAATTTAATTAAAATTAAGGTATTGATAGACAGACAAAAAACCTTAATTAACAAAAGACAAGAACAAAGATTTCTTGTCTTTTTTATTACTTAAAAATAACCTTTTTAGTACCTTCAACACAGCCTTGTTAAACTGTTAAAACTTAAGATTTTGGGACGCAAAAATTAAAGTTTTTTAGGCAAAAATACACAAGTAAAATTACTTATATTTAGCTAAAAAAAAGTGCTAAAAAAATAAATATGTTAATTTTTCATAAAATTCTAATATGCCTTTATTATAGAGTTTATTGCATTTTAAATAGTTTGCGAATATACCTAAATTGAATCAAGAGCGCTTTTTTTTTTTTTTTTGCAAATTAAAATTTTTGCACATTACATATATAAATAATAAACTAATAAAAAATATTTATTTATATATTTGCTTCCCGTCTAGTGGGGGAAAGGATAGTTTATGAAACTAAAAAAGGCAGCCGTAGCCGTAATTGCAGCCGCAACAGTTCTAGGAACTGCAACTCCTGCTGGAGTTGTGACTTACGTTAAAACTAAACCATCAGCGCAAACTGGTGGAGAGGCACAAAATTCAAAAACTATTTCGGAAAAAGTTTTACTTACTGAAGTTACCAATTGGTTATCAGTTACCGATATTCGTATAACTTATGACAAGGAAAACACAAACACTTTCAATAGTCAACCAATTGAAATTAGCTTTACTGAAGCCCAACAAAACATAAGTTCGTTTAAACTTTGAGACTTTAGCGCTAATGCAGCAGGAACACAACTTGAAGTTCCTTTTGATAATATCACTGTACAAATTAGCTTAGATAATGATTTTAGCGTTCAAACTAAAGGTTCTGCTATTTTTAGTGTAAACCTCTATAAAACTAACTCACAGCAACTATTGGCGTCGAGAAGAATAATTGCTAATAACATTACTTTTGTTCCGGATACAAGTAGTATTCAACCAGTAGACCCAACTGTTGATGTTGATTCTGAACAACGTGTGAGACAACTCAACAACTTACTTGATAGGCTCACTGTCGTATTAAAGCCTGCTATCACTAGAGCAAACTTACTTCCTTCAGAAGCGCAAGCAGATGACTTTTTAGTAGGTATTAACGAAAATGAAACGTTAATTTTATTACCGGAGGGTCATTTTGACGACCAAGCAAAACCTGAGTTTCAATTTGAGCCTAGTGACGATGATGGCATACTCAATGTACAACTTGTTTTAGTTGATACTGTTGATACAACCAGACGCTCAAAGTCACAAACATATTCATTTACAGGTTTAAAAACTACTGCGAAAGTGACAAGTTTGAACTTACTAAGCGAAGCAATAATTGATTTTGCTGATAAAACTAGCAAAAGTCAAACCTTACCATCAGTTGCCATTGCGCAAAGTGATGCTTTCGAAGCTTACGATGTACATAACCAAGAACAAAAACTAGTATTACCAGCAGGTTTTAAGCTTGAATTTGCAAATTTAGTTCCTAACGATGTCAACGGTAGTGTGGCAGGATTGGTC includes:
- a CDS encoding ABC transporter ATP-binding protein; amino-acid sequence: MIKLIKMLPRKIKWCFLLGALLIFLNVICAIIFPNIISQFIRLIFNENSNETVSLTFFDGLINFKPAPLLLVRNYLIIAVVLVTVLNIIFSFVGNLVVIYASESASKFFRISLFEKIQKLSLKNIADLKSESIITRVSNDVGIFWEFLVNGSTILVRGIFLTIGSAVLAFLVDVQMATGVVIVIPVLTVLILIVGKMSGPRMKQAQKTVEVLTKDITENINGIRVIKTYSLENQHQEAFTKNNQVWYRIMYRIEILFATLGPVFLTIINLLILVIYSIAAKQTMAQAASNQTLVELNIFIDYLYNISFGIMMTVMFLVSFFRAKISAGRINQIFEVIPENVIRPEGGEISQNYDLTVQDLSFKYYDTQDKHTLKNISFRLPYRQTLGIIGPTAAGKSTLVNLLINNYLYKYGSIKIGDQELNDAKTKSIHDVVGIVYQEALLYTGTIRSNLLKAKPDATDVELEQALRDACAWEFVTKFEDKLDHVVVQGGRNLSGGQKQRLSIARTLLRKPKILILDDSTSALDNITTKKVIENVRTNYDCTLILISQKIGPLRTADQIMILENGTITALGTHEELIQCSPLYKSIHQNQLDQ
- a CDS encoding ABC transporter ATP-binding protein, which produces MAKNLNSTTRDKQTKSKQQKMSTWQLLKRFFSFLEKKDQRMVIVGIFVALLSSACLIIATLLTGLVITKSLTPAIVGLEAFNVTRFAIYIAVMGVLFLSYAVAGYFQNRIFINISYKAATQMRKVAMDKLLFMPTAFYDKEMAGDLIQSLVTDISNVSNTVTKLVSQVFANLFSIIFGLFSLFFISSILALIIMVSLVSFLAVTILMIRKARPAMIATQAAFGEINAYVEEMLRNTKITQTLDNQAQAQSDFNTIAHKIYKHSFVGDFYQRIFDPWFIFASNITVIIAIILALVFKLGGVPTFGLLYKEADAGFVVALISQVFTINGTIQQVMLLFLTVQLGHASSQRVFRITDLIPPDSNQPTVPLPAGTKGEIRFQNVFFKYNENSPTYQLNDATFYAKPGQTIAIVGPTGAGKTTIISLLSKFYYYNQGSITLDGIELNQIDKHDLRDIMAVVLQDSFMFNDTILNNLKIAKPEATLEEVREVTRLVSADDFILKLKNGYDTVLENNGANLSQGERQLLAIARAVLGDKKILILDEATSNVDSNTEKIIQTALQDTIMKNKTSIVIAHRLSTIKNADLILVVEGGRIIEKGNHQELMARQGYYWNLYQTQFN
- a CDS encoding M3 family oligoendopeptidase, whose protein sequence is MKQYKKVADVDDKYKFDLEAILENKTFEQLLDELKTLNEHLIAIKDSKYDTVEAYAASFELAARAGVLSNRLYNYVSNHLNRELTSSLYRSYEVKLNQLSEEFNQKFGSEQVRFFQNVEKLKQWVNHPVLAPYKKIIESELENYEHKLDDKVEEYLTQIQTGEPNLEDIFTVLSDSETDYGTVVNAKGKKLPLNHATRLKYLKSADGELRKNTVLAWNRAIFKHKDTLANLLFQQFRSLNVEAKTRKYKSAINMLTNADKVDDDLLQILFSKISSLNSLIAKYRRAHKKFYESAFGEKYNQKYDSARELVKVKSNYSVEEMQALVLEALKPFGEEYYNVVSKAIYDRWVDYMTIENKVSGAYSIGGHFGIDKKYILMNFDGQFGSVETLAHELGHSMHSYFSDQNNDFYNSQYPIFLAEIASIFNEEMLYDHVLKATQSDKLKFQLLEERIRGWIGTVQRQIIWANYEYNLYQGIEQYKVNPTYESISTLYFENLKRYTEKPKQLKYEPEFLVASVDVPHFYYGFYVYKYAIGQLVASYFFHNYKLKGETYLQYYIDNFLKQGGNDYPLEILKKVGVDLKSDAFYEIGFQHFEQMINEYIKLGEKLFSKPKRPRKKE